The following are encoded together in the Vicingaceae bacterium genome:
- a CDS encoding DUF107 domain-containing protein, with translation MTWEYWAIIGSILLIIELFIPTLVALSLSVACFVTSIFAYAFDLTLTMQLVIFSVTGLFLFLIIRPIALKLWFNKNPEIKTNSEALIGAEGIVTETIDNLNNTGRVLVMGDDWKAKSSNDEIIEKGSKIIVEKVDSTILIVKKKQ, from the coding sequence ATGACCTGGGAGTATTGGGCAATCATCGGATCTATTCTGCTTATTATTGAGCTTTTTATCCCTACATTGGTGGCTTTGTCACTATCTGTAGCTTGTTTTGTCACATCCATATTTGCCTATGCATTTGACCTCACTCTGACCATGCAATTGGTCATCTTCTCTGTGACAGGTTTATTTTTATTTCTAATAATCAGACCTATTGCATTGAAATTATGGTTCAACAAAAATCCTGAGATAAAAACCAATAGCGAAGCCCTCATTGGTGCCGAAGGTATAGTAACCGAAACCATTGACAATTTGAACAATACCGGCCGGGTGCTGGTGATGGGGGATGATTGGAAAGCTAAATCGTCAAACGACGAGATTATTGAAAAAGGTTCGAAAATTATAGTGGAAAAGGTTGATTCCACCATTTTAATCGTCAAAAAGAAACAATAA
- a CDS encoding paraslipin: protein MGTYIAILIAFFVVILILKGIVIVQQSETMVIERLGKFHRVLNSGINLIIPIIDKPRQIMWRYTVEGPGGRLMVIRKAISRIDLRETVYDFPKQNVITKDNVVTEINAILYFQIIDPIKAVYEISNLPDAIEKLTQTTLRNVIGEMDLDETLSSRDVINGKLRAVLDEATHKWGVKVNRVELQDINPPHDIRDAMEKQMRAERDKRARILEAEGLKAAQVLEAEGLKAAEINRAEGDKRARILKAEGEAEAIIRVAEAEAAAIAKISQAIASTKGDPVQYLIAIRYIDTLKDMVSGQDNKTVYIPYEATGVLSSIGSIKELFKNNG from the coding sequence ATGGGAACATACATAGCCATTTTAATTGCCTTCTTTGTAGTGATATTAATTCTTAAAGGAATTGTGATTGTGCAACAATCCGAGACCATGGTCATCGAAAGATTGGGAAAATTTCACCGTGTACTCAATTCAGGGATAAATCTAATCATTCCTATCATCGACAAACCCAGGCAAATCATGTGGAGATATACCGTAGAAGGACCCGGAGGCAGATTGATGGTGATCCGTAAAGCGATCTCACGCATCGATTTAAGAGAAACGGTATATGATTTTCCTAAGCAAAATGTAATCACAAAAGACAATGTTGTAACAGAAATCAATGCCATTCTCTATTTCCAAATCATAGACCCCATCAAAGCCGTATATGAAATTTCAAACCTACCCGACGCAATTGAGAAATTGACCCAAACTACTTTGAGAAATGTCATAGGCGAAATGGATTTGGACGAAACACTTAGCTCCAGGGATGTCATCAATGGCAAGTTGAGGGCTGTATTGGACGAGGCCACACATAAATGGGGTGTAAAAGTAAACAGAGTTGAACTGCAAGATATCAATCCGCCACACGATATTCGCGATGCCATGGAGAAACAAATGCGTGCCGAACGTGATAAACGAGCCCGTATTCTTGAAGCCGAGGGGCTAAAAGCCGCCCAGGTGTTAGAAGCAGAAGGATTAAAAGCTGCTGAAATCAATCGTGCCGAGGGAGACAAACGAGCCCGTATTCTTAAAGCCGAAGGTGAAGCCGAAGCCATTATTCGTGTTGCCGAAGCTGAAGCAGCAGCCATTGCAAAAATATCCCAGGCCATAGCGAGCACAAAAGGCGACCCTGTGCAATATCTGATTGCCATCCGCTACATTGACACCCTTAAAGACATGGTAAGCGGACAAGACAACAAAACCGTTTACATACCCTATGAAGCAACAGGCGTCTTGAGCTCCATCGGATCTATCAAAGAATTGTTTAAAAACAACGGGTGA
- a CDS encoding hypothetical protein (possible pseudo, frameshifted) translates to MKKLYLLICFVISTTLLADSKKNSKTNYLEQIKFIKNNNLIKNNSNIKAFYLFRSYSREIIITNKGLIFHYFNWKKNRYDRIDLEFINAEINEENFINAGKTIPISYYMSNKNVETFSTEMLVVKNIYPNIDWKLYFDEEGNFKYDFVVYPGGDAGKICWRYKFANTKLNDNEILVKSMEASHYENIPLAYLNNNNEHINVEYIQNKNHYFTFKIDRSYEKDTLIIDPVVVWATNYGGSNTDIVTDLEFDGTYLWVTGYTASANFPTLNPGSGSYYQGSLSGSNDIFLLQFDNMQNLVWATFLGGTGNDQANALSQQGNYIFLTGSTTSTNTFPTVNPGGSAYFAGTNGGSTDAFVCRFNKTTRQLEWNTFYGGNNNDIAYDVFYDNYNIYVCGRTWSGNLTTVDPGGGAYFQGTKDDQSDGFILKFGNNLGLKWATYYGKGTSSNNEDYLYKIFSDTSHSMDCRSCHLSKLDFG, encoded by the coding sequence ATGAAAAAACTTTACTTATTGATTTGTTTTGTTATCTCAACAACTCTATTGGCAGACTCTAAAAAAAATTCAAAAACGAATTATTTAGAACAAATAAAATTTATAAAAAACAACAATTTAATAAAAAATAATTCAAATATAAAAGCCTTTTATTTATTCAGATCTTATTCTCGGGAAATTATTATCACGAATAAAGGTCTAATTTTTCATTATTTCAATTGGAAGAAAAATCGATATGATAGAATTGATCTTGAGTTTATTAATGCTGAAATAAATGAAGAAAACTTTATAAACGCCGGGAAAACAATTCCGATATCTTATTATATGTCGAATAAAAATGTCGAAACTTTTTCAACAGAAATGCTGGTTGTAAAAAATATTTACCCTAATATAGATTGGAAATTATATTTTGATGAGGAGGGAAATTTTAAATATGATTTTGTAGTATATCCGGGAGGTGATGCAGGAAAAATTTGTTGGAGATACAAATTTGCCAATACAAAATTAAATGATAATGAGATCCTCGTAAAATCTATGGAAGCATCGCATTATGAAAATATCCCCTTGGCATATCTTAATAACAATAATGAACACATTAATGTAGAATATATTCAGAACAAGAATCATTATTTTACGTTTAAAATTGATCGAAGTTATGAAAAAGATACTTTGATTATAGACCCTGTAGTTGTTTGGGCGACAAATTATGGAGGAAGTAATACTGATATTGTGACAGATTTGGAATTTGATGGCACTTATTTGTGGGTTACCGGATATACTGCATCTGCCAATTTTCCAACACTCAATCCGGGTAGTGGATCATACTATCAGGGTTCTTTATCCGGTTCTAATGATATTTTTTTATTACAATTTGACAATATGCAAAATTTAGTATGGGCTACATTTTTGGGAGGAACAGGAAACGATCAGGCAAATGCATTGAGTCAGCAAGGCAATTATATATTTTTGACAGGTTCTACAACATCTACCAATACCTTTCCAACAGTTAATCCTGGCGGTTCCGCTTATTTTGCCGGAACAAATGGTGGTTCGACCGATGCTTTTGTATGCAGATTTAACAAAACTACAAGACAATTGGAATGGAACACATTTTATGGGGGAAATAATAATGATATTGCTTATGATGTTTTTTATGACAATTATAACATTTATGTATGTGGAAGGACATGGTCGGGTAACCTTACAACTGTGGATCCCGGAGGAGGAGCATATTTTCAAGGTACGAAAGATGACCAGTCGGATGGTTTTATATTAAAATTCGGAAACAACTTGGGTTTAAAATGGGCAACTTATTATGGTAAAGGAACATCATCAAATAATGAAGATTATTTATACAAGATTTTTTCTGATACCAGTCACAGTATGGATTGCCGGAGCTGCCACCTCTCCAAACTGGACTTTGGTTAA